From Synechococcales cyanobacterium T60_A2020_003, a single genomic window includes:
- a CDS encoding rhodanese-like domain-containing protein, producing the protein MIDMQNTIGNAKDKVLNVVSKTPVPIPPEFHEQASVHELKSRLDWGEPALTILDVRSLQAFRQKRILGSVSVPLEALRQRTRLNLEASRDLYVYGETDA; encoded by the coding sequence ATGATTGACATGCAGAACACGATCGGTAACGCAAAAGACAAGGTTTTGAATGTCGTTAGCAAAACGCCTGTTCCGATCCCTCCCGAATTTCATGAGCAGGCCAGCGTTCATGAGCTAAAAAGCCGTCTAGATTGGGGTGAACCCGCTCTAACCATCCTGGATGTGCGATCGCTCCAAGCGTTCAGACAAAAGCGCATTTTAGGATCAGTATCTGTTCCCTTGGAAGCGCTTCGTCAACGAACACGGCTTAACCTAGAAGCCAGTCGCGATCTGTATGTGTATGGGGAAACCGATGCT
- a CDS encoding PDZ domain-containing protein — MTKYGRFSSRLLRSATFSGVIAAGTAFLELGYASAVQASFHDSYKATLDEAWQIVNQEYVDTTFNGVDWQTVRLDLLSQDYASKEDAYEALRAALAELDDPYTRFMAPSDYQALLNQTSGELSGVGIKLQVDPQTQVLSVVEPIPNSPASAANLQAGDRILQIDGQSTEGMTVQDASDRIRGELGTSVDLQIGRGEDIFEVTLVRQRIELPSVSYRVQSDDGYQIGYIQLREFSSHAADQMRQAIQDLSNQNVDGFVLDLRGNPGGLLQASIDISRMWIDSGSIVRTVDRDNASEEVKATHTALTQKPLVVLVDNRSASSSEILTGALMDNDRAVVVGTQTYGKALVQSVHSLTDGAGIAVTVAHYYTPNGTDISHLGITPDIPISLTATDRQRLSTNPDLLATLADPQYVQAIEALEPAILAERNAPPTQVGRTTISDQLTELPQ, encoded by the coding sequence ATGACAAAATACGGTAGATTCTCTAGTCGGTTGCTTAGAAGCGCTACGTTTAGCGGGGTAATTGCTGCTGGGACAGCATTTCTTGAACTTGGTTATGCCTCTGCGGTACAGGCATCGTTTCACGATAGTTATAAGGCAACCCTAGATGAAGCCTGGCAAATCGTAAACCAAGAATACGTCGATACCACGTTTAACGGTGTCGATTGGCAAACAGTACGTTTAGATCTACTGAGCCAGGACTATGCATCCAAAGAAGACGCCTATGAAGCCCTTCGCGCAGCGTTGGCTGAGCTTGACGATCCCTACACTCGTTTCATGGCTCCCAGCGACTATCAAGCGCTGCTGAATCAAACTTCTGGTGAACTGTCCGGGGTGGGTATCAAACTTCAGGTGGATCCCCAGACTCAAGTTTTAAGCGTAGTTGAACCCATCCCTAATTCACCCGCCAGTGCGGCAAACCTCCAAGCAGGCGATCGCATCTTGCAAATCGATGGTCAATCTACAGAGGGAATGACCGTTCAAGATGCCTCCGATCGCATTCGCGGTGAATTAGGAACGTCCGTTGATTTGCAAATCGGACGGGGTGAGGACATTTTTGAGGTGACTCTTGTTCGCCAACGCATTGAACTGCCGTCCGTCAGCTACCGAGTACAGTCCGATGATGGATATCAGATTGGCTATATCCAGCTCCGGGAATTCAGCTCCCACGCCGCCGATCAAATGCGGCAAGCGATCCAAGATCTCTCCAACCAAAACGTTGACGGATTTGTTCTCGATTTGCGAGGCAACCCAGGCGGACTTCTGCAAGCTAGTATCGATATTTCGCGGATGTGGATCGATTCGGGTTCCATTGTGCGAACCGTCGATCGGGATAATGCGAGCGAAGAAGTGAAGGCCACCCATACCGCATTGACTCAAAAACCCCTGGTTGTATTGGTAGATAACCGCTCTGCAAGCTCCAGCGAGATTTTGACTGGAGCCTTAATGGACAACGATCGCGCTGTGGTTGTTGGGACGCAAACCTATGGCAAGGCATTAGTTCAGTCTGTTCACTCGTTGACGGATGGGGCTGGCATTGCCGTTACGGTGGCTCACTACTACACCCCGAATGGAACGGACATTAGCCACCTTGGTATTACGCCTGATATTCCAATTTCACTGACCGCGACCGATCGTCAGCGCTTATCGACCAATCCAGACTTACTCGCTACGCTGGCCGATCCCCAGTATGTTCAAGCGATCGAAGCGCTAGAACCTGCGATCCTGGCCGAGCGCAATGCTCCTCCCACCCAGGTGGGTCGCACCACGATCAGTGATCAACTGACTGAATTGCCTCAGTAA
- the recJ gene encoding single-stranded-DNA-specific exonuclease RecJ gives MTHSDTLNSKQENRFTPASPAQLRPLTERKPPRLPDQRWHIAEADPERAIALAEATGLSPLLAQVLINRGFATPQDAQAFLDPESISLPSPLDEFPDLDAALETLQTAIGKGDRIAICGDYDADGMTSTVLLLRSLRALGADVDYAIPSRLTEGYGINRRIVEEFHQEGIRLILTVDNGIAAYDPIVRAKELGLSVIITDHHDIPDQLPPADAILNPKLINPESPFFGVAGVGVAYILAVCLAQRFNRLQELTSPLLELFTLGTIADLAPLTGVNRRWVKRGLRLLPQSKLIGIQALMQVSGVTGDDKTLKPEAIGFRLGPRINAIGRLANPQLVIELLTTDDEGRALELAMVCEQINQKRQRLCELIEQEAIAFIETNAIPLQQDRVLVIVQPDWHHGVIGIVASRLVERYGVPVFIGTYEDEEQHHIRGSARGIPEFNVFEALQFCDELLGKYGGHRAAGGFSLPADYLPEFQKRLSIFAHQQLLPEHLKPLVTIDTQADLFDVDLDLYHQIDRLHPCGIENPDPVFWTPNVRVLEQRTIGRDQAHLKLLLAPDEGASFIAANPQITQGIGAIAWRWGSYCPLPQRLDVAYRLRLNDWNGEQSVQLEIVGVRPAIQPLELLPIENQRSTDVDTAIHEMLPGKVEFYYNRRLYECSVSTQTGTASEETSRELRIRNPEGCVLAVQPSQRQGLLGTSRDTATVVDVLQPHYFNLIRAAIAALELADKRERLIKTEQQLAECERQVLQLNEQVEALQPHVQAEAIAPLAAPDATPLTPKQIREALHQHLGETVWTALHPRSQTDLAAAAKIMLEPDNLEANGADLIKRLTDTLERELVQPLFRELRTYCLAHQHLDTIAEIPLRSRKKYRLSMLLTLLEKASTDTADAKILQTFWTDCPYPAFQTIGQHPELAEMLKQVNVLASQAIPTRSVSDLQSMYGWVIGQPHQPGILQIVYSGF, from the coding sequence GTGACCCACTCCGACACCCTCAACTCAAAACAGGAAAATCGTTTCACGCCAGCGTCGCCTGCCCAACTCAGGCCGCTAACCGAGCGGAAACCCCCTCGACTCCCCGATCAACGCTGGCACATTGCCGAGGCTGACCCTGAGCGCGCGATCGCCCTTGCCGAAGCCACCGGATTATCGCCACTCCTCGCCCAGGTCTTAATCAACCGAGGATTTGCCACCCCTCAAGACGCCCAGGCATTTCTAGACCCCGAATCCATTTCTCTACCGTCGCCCCTGGATGAATTCCCCGATTTAGACGCGGCATTAGAGACTCTGCAAACCGCGATCGGGAAAGGCGATCGCATTGCCATTTGTGGTGACTACGATGCCGACGGGATGACCAGTACGGTTTTGTTACTGCGATCGCTCCGCGCCTTGGGAGCCGATGTCGATTACGCCATCCCCAGCCGTTTAACCGAAGGTTACGGCATCAATCGCCGCATTGTTGAAGAGTTTCATCAGGAAGGTATTCGCCTAATCCTGACCGTCGATAACGGCATCGCCGCCTACGACCCAATCGTTCGCGCCAAAGAACTGGGACTTTCGGTGATCATTACCGACCACCACGACATCCCCGACCAGCTTCCGCCTGCCGATGCGATTCTGAATCCCAAGCTCATCAATCCAGAATCGCCTTTCTTTGGAGTCGCGGGGGTCGGGGTCGCCTATATTCTGGCGGTATGCTTGGCACAACGCTTCAACCGTCTCCAAGAGTTAACGTCCCCGCTCCTCGAACTATTCACCCTAGGCACCATTGCCGATCTAGCACCGTTGACCGGGGTGAACCGACGCTGGGTGAAGCGAGGCTTGCGCCTATTGCCCCAGTCGAAACTGATCGGCATTCAAGCGCTGATGCAGGTCAGTGGCGTTACGGGCGATGATAAAACTCTCAAACCCGAAGCGATCGGCTTCCGACTTGGCCCTCGCATCAATGCGATCGGTCGCTTGGCCAATCCCCAACTTGTGATCGAGCTGCTGACCACCGATGATGAAGGGCGTGCCCTAGAACTGGCGATGGTGTGCGAACAGATCAACCAGAAACGACAGCGCCTATGCGAACTGATTGAACAGGAGGCGATCGCCTTTATTGAAACCAATGCTATCCCCCTGCAGCAGGATCGGGTGTTGGTGATTGTGCAACCCGACTGGCATCATGGCGTAATTGGCATTGTGGCCTCGCGTCTCGTCGAGCGCTACGGGGTTCCGGTGTTCATTGGCACCTACGAAGACGAGGAACAGCACCACATTCGCGGCTCAGCACGGGGCATTCCCGAATTCAACGTGTTTGAAGCGCTGCAATTTTGCGACGAGCTGTTGGGCAAATACGGCGGCCATCGGGCGGCAGGCGGATTTTCACTTCCCGCCGATTACCTCCCCGAATTTCAAAAACGCCTCAGCATCTTTGCCCACCAACAGCTTTTACCGGAACACCTCAAACCCCTTGTCACTATTGATACACAAGCCGATCTATTTGATGTTGACCTAGACCTCTATCATCAAATCGATCGCCTCCATCCCTGCGGCATTGAGAACCCCGATCCAGTCTTTTGGACACCCAACGTGCGGGTTCTGGAACAGCGCACCATCGGACGCGATCAGGCTCATTTGAAACTGCTCCTTGCTCCAGACGAGGGGGCAAGCTTTATTGCGGCTAATCCCCAAATCACCCAAGGTATTGGGGCGATCGCCTGGCGCTGGGGAAGCTACTGTCCTTTACCCCAGCGGCTAGATGTGGCCTACCGTTTGCGCCTTAACGACTGGAATGGCGAACAGTCGGTGCAGTTGGAAATCGTCGGTGTGCGTCCTGCCATCCAGCCATTGGAACTCCTGCCAATCGAGAACCAACGGAGTACCGACGTCGATACCGCTATCCATGAAATGCTGCCGGGAAAGGTAGAGTTTTACTACAATCGTCGGCTCTACGAATGCAGTGTCTCGACCCAGACCGGAACCGCCTCTGAGGAAACCTCGCGCGAACTTAGAATTCGGAATCCAGAGGGATGTGTGCTGGCAGTGCAGCCTAGTCAGCGCCAGGGATTGTTAGGAACCTCACGGGACACGGCCACGGTGGTTGATGTCCTTCAACCCCACTATTTCAATCTCATTCGAGCCGCGATCGCCGCCCTGGAATTGGCGGATAAGCGAGAACGCCTGATCAAAACAGAACAGCAGTTGGCCGAGTGCGAACGGCAGGTGCTTCAACTCAACGAACAGGTAGAAGCCCTTCAGCCTCACGTCCAGGCAGAGGCGATCGCCCCTCTCGCTGCACCGGACGCTACACCCCTGACCCCTAAGCAAATTCGCGAGGCTCTGCACCAGCACCTAGGGGAAACTGTATGGACTGCCCTCCATCCCCGCAGCCAAACGGATCTCGCCGCCGCCGCAAAAATCATGCTTGAACCCGATAATTTAGAGGCAAACGGCGCAGACTTAATCAAACGGCTTACGGACACCCTAGAGCGAGAATTAGTACAGCCGCTATTTCGGGAGCTGCGAACCTACTGCCTAGCGCATCAGCACCTAGATACCATCGCGGAGATTCCGTTGCGATCGCGCAAAAAGTACCGTTTATCTATGCTGTTGACCCTGTTGGAGAAAGCCTCAACAGACACGGCAGATGCTAAGATTCTGCAAACCTTTTGGACAGATTGTCCATATCCTGCGTTCCAAACGATTGGACAACACCCTGAGCTTGCAGAAATGCTCAAACAGGTAAACGTGCTTGCAAGTCAAGCCATCCCCACTCGTTCGGTGTCTGATCTCCAGTCAATGTACGGATGGGTAATCGGACAGCCCCACCAGCCCGGAATTTTACAAATCGTTTACAGCGGTTTTTAA
- the msrA gene encoding peptide-methionine (S)-S-oxide reductase MsrA, whose amino-acid sequence MVLFGFGKKTAMPTPAEALPGRSAEMPVPEKHYVNGNPLKPPYPDGMETAMFGLGCFWGAERRFWQQKGVFVTAVGYAGGLTLNPTYQEVCSGLTGHNEVVRVVYDPSVISYADLLKVFWESHNPTQGMRQGNDVGTQYRSGIYTYSDSQKQLAEASLKMYQDALAAAGHKQAITTEILDAPAFYYAEDYHQQYLAKNPNGYCGLGGMNVSCPAIAPV is encoded by the coding sequence ATGGTTTTATTTGGATTTGGCAAAAAAACAGCCATGCCTACCCCCGCCGAGGCGCTCCCTGGACGCTCGGCTGAAATGCCCGTTCCTGAAAAGCACTATGTCAACGGCAATCCGTTGAAGCCTCCCTATCCCGATGGTATGGAAACGGCGATGTTCGGTCTGGGTTGCTTTTGGGGGGCAGAGCGTCGCTTCTGGCAGCAAAAAGGCGTATTTGTAACCGCTGTTGGCTACGCTGGAGGGCTAACCCTTAATCCGACCTATCAGGAAGTATGTTCTGGATTAACCGGACATAACGAAGTGGTGCGGGTCGTCTACGATCCGTCTGTTATTTCCTACGCCGATTTGCTGAAAGTCTTTTGGGAAAGCCATAACCCTACCCAAGGCATGCGTCAGGGCAACGACGTTGGCACCCAGTATCGCTCTGGAATCTACACCTACTCCGACAGTCAAAAGCAACTGGCCGAAGCATCTTTGAAAATGTATCAGGATGCCTTGGCGGCGGCAGGTCACAAGCAAGCGATCACCACCGAAATTCTCGATGCTCCGGCGTTTTACTACGCTGAAGATTATCACCAGCAGTACCTCGCCAAGAATCCCAACGGCTACTGTGGTCTGGGTGGCATGAATGTGAGTTGTCCGGCGATCGCCCCTGTGTAA
- a CDS encoding NAD-dependent epimerase, with protein MTTVLVTGAAGFIGFHVALRLLEAGVTVVGVDNLSDYYDVQLKRDRLAQLEPYPNFTFQKLDLSDRPAAEALFSDYAPNRIIHLAAQPGVRYSLENPHAYVDSNLTGFVNVLEGCRHGNVEHLVYASSSSVYGANRTMPFSIHHNVDHPVSLYAATKKANELMAHTYSHLYRIPTTGLRFFTVYGPWGRPDMALFKFTKAILDGKSIDVYNYGKMRRDFTYVDDIADGVVRVLDHVPVPNEDWSGYQPDPGSSNAPYRIYNIGNNQSVELLRFIEVLETELGIPARKNLLPLQPGDVLETYADIDDLVRDVGYRPQTSIEEGIPQFIAWYREYYNLELRPEKDGLRAIAPSSI; from the coding sequence ATGACGACGGTTCTAGTCACTGGAGCAGCAGGATTTATCGGGTTTCATGTGGCATTGCGGCTTTTGGAGGCAGGGGTAACAGTCGTCGGTGTGGATAACCTCAGCGATTACTACGATGTCCAACTAAAGCGCGATCGCCTTGCCCAGCTTGAACCCTATCCCAACTTCACCTTCCAGAAGCTAGACCTGAGCGATCGCCCTGCCGCTGAAGCCCTATTTTCCGACTATGCGCCCAATCGCATCATCCACCTCGCCGCTCAGCCCGGTGTACGCTATTCCCTCGAAAATCCCCATGCCTACGTAGACAGCAATCTCACAGGATTTGTGAATGTACTGGAAGGCTGTCGGCATGGCAACGTAGAACACCTCGTCTATGCCTCCTCCAGTTCGGTGTATGGCGCAAACCGCACCATGCCCTTCTCCATTCACCACAATGTGGATCATCCGGTGAGCCTGTATGCAGCAACGAAGAAAGCAAACGAACTCATGGCGCATACCTACAGCCATCTCTACCGCATTCCCACCACTGGCCTGCGGTTCTTCACGGTGTATGGCCCCTGGGGACGCCCCGACATGGCGCTATTCAAGTTCACGAAAGCGATTCTGGACGGAAAATCCATTGACGTATATAACTATGGCAAAATGCGGCGCGATTTCACCTATGTGGATGACATTGCCGACGGAGTGGTGCGCGTGCTGGATCATGTCCCCGTTCCTAATGAAGACTGGTCAGGATACCAACCTGATCCGGGCAGCAGCAACGCACCGTACCGAATTTACAACATTGGCAATAATCAATCGGTAGAATTGCTGCGCTTCATCGAAGTTTTGGAAACAGAATTGGGAATTCCAGCGCGGAAGAATCTATTACCGTTGCAGCCAGGTGATGTGCTAGAAACCTACGCTGATATTGACGATTTAGTGCGTGATGTGGGCTATCGTCCCCAAACCTCGATTGAAGAAGGTATTCCTCAGTTCATCGCCTGGTATCGGGAGTATTACAACCTGGAACTACGGCCTGAAAAAGATGGGTTGAGGGCGATCGCCCCCTCCTCGATTTAG
- a CDS encoding histone deacetylase family protein, giving the protein MKIIYSPDHRFQDAFTELIDGRFQPPVENPRRVEGILSALRENSFESIAPPQDFGLEPILRVHDPGFVEFLQSAWGEWVAKHGEIDALPLNWAIRTMRSDRIPDDIDGKLSYYSFDAGTPIIAGTWQAAYASAQVALTGQSFVSNGESVVFSLCRPPGHHAARDFLGGYCFLNNGAIAAQAFRDAGAERVAILDVDYHHGNGTQAIFYDRADVLFVSIHAHPRLAYPYFLGYDDEQGAGNGEGYTRNYPLLPGTDWTVYQDALNDALQQINAYQPDALVISLGVDTFEHDPICDFKLTTPDYAKMGDRISSLGLPTLIVMEGGYALEAIGANVVSFLKGMQ; this is encoded by the coding sequence GTGAAAATCATCTACAGTCCCGATCATCGCTTCCAGGATGCGTTTACCGAGTTGATCGACGGTAGGTTTCAACCTCCGGTGGAGAATCCGCGACGGGTCGAAGGGATTTTATCAGCGCTCCGGGAGAACAGCTTTGAGTCAATTGCTCCTCCCCAAGATTTTGGACTGGAGCCGATTCTGCGCGTTCACGATCCCGGTTTTGTGGAATTTCTGCAATCGGCCTGGGGCGAATGGGTCGCGAAACATGGCGAAATCGATGCACTGCCGTTGAATTGGGCGATTCGCACCATGCGGAGCGATCGCATTCCCGACGACATCGACGGCAAGCTGAGCTACTACTCCTTCGATGCTGGAACGCCCATTATCGCCGGAACCTGGCAGGCAGCCTATGCTTCTGCCCAAGTTGCTCTCACAGGACAAAGCTTTGTATCGAACGGGGAATCGGTCGTGTTTTCGCTCTGCCGTCCGCCCGGACACCATGCTGCACGGGACTTTCTGGGCGGATATTGCTTTTTGAACAATGGGGCGATCGCCGCCCAAGCCTTTCGAGATGCCGGAGCCGAGCGGGTCGCCATCCTAGATGTGGACTATCACCACGGCAACGGTACGCAAGCCATCTTTTACGATCGCGCCGATGTGCTGTTCGTGTCGATCCACGCCCATCCTCGCCTCGCCTATCCCTACTTTCTGGGCTACGACGATGAGCAGGGAGCAGGCAATGGCGAAGGGTACACCCGCAACTATCCCCTCCTACCGGGAACGGATTGGACGGTGTATCAAGACGCGTTGAACGATGCCCTACAGCAGATTAACGCTTACCAACCCGATGCTCTCGTTATTTCCCTCGGCGTGGATACCTTTGAGCATGATCCCATTTGTGACTTTAAGCTGACCACGCCGGACTACGCCAAAATGGGCGATCGCATTTCCAGCCTGGGTCTGCCAACCCTGATTGTGATGGAAGGGGGGTATGCGCTAGAGGCAATTGGGGCAAACGTCGTCAGTTTCCTAAAGGGTATGCAATAG
- a CDS encoding TIGR03643 family protein produces the protein MSDRTLDSETINRVIEMAWEDRTPFEAIAVQYGLSEKEVIALMRREMQPSSFKMWRKRVSGRSTKHLKKRDFVAGRFKSANQKG, from the coding sequence ATGAGCGATCGCACACTCGATTCTGAAACGATTAATCGCGTGATTGAGATGGCCTGGGAAGATCGAACGCCCTTTGAGGCGATCGCCGTTCAGTATGGGCTGTCCGAAAAAGAGGTGATTGCCCTCATGCGGCGAGAGATGCAGCCCTCTAGCTTCAAGATGTGGCGCAAGCGGGTGTCGGGACGCTCGACCAAACACTTGAAAAAGAGAGATTTCGTTGCTGGCCGCTTTAAATCTGCCAATCAAAAAGGATAG
- a CDS encoding cyclin-dependent kinase inhibitor 3 family protein, whose translation MTSETDAIRVDFLPADLLPPSSRLGMTIAPGKQNYGMQAIWKRDLHTDLRHLRDAYQVDRLVTLLEKDEMAQLSIPTLLTDAEAYGMRTRWLPIPDFHTPTSMQGLFELVQDILTWLQQQQTVVVHCKGGLGRSGLVAASCLTAMGHSPDEAFAYVRHARPGSVETTGQEAYVVAFAHHLRQGDFVFNEALR comes from the coding sequence ATTACCTCCGAAACCGACGCCATTCGAGTTGACTTCCTCCCCGCCGACCTGCTTCCACCCTCCAGTCGGCTGGGCATGACCATTGCTCCAGGCAAACAAAATTACGGAATGCAGGCCATCTGGAAACGCGATTTGCACACCGATTTACGCCATTTGCGCGATGCATATCAGGTCGATCGCTTGGTAACGTTGCTAGAGAAGGATGAAATGGCACAACTCTCCATTCCCACCTTGCTGACCGATGCCGAAGCCTACGGAATGCGAACTCGCTGGTTACCCATTCCCGATTTCCATACCCCAACCTCAATGCAAGGACTGTTTGAACTAGTTCAGGATATTCTGACCTGGCTCCAGCAGCAGCAAACGGTTGTGGTGCATTGCAAAGGGGGATTGGGTCGGAGCGGTTTAGTAGCGGCATCCTGCTTGACGGCCATGGGACATTCTCCCGATGAAGCCTTTGCCTATGTGCGCCACGCCCGTCCGGGGAGTGTGGAAACGACAGGACAGGAAGCCTATGTGGTGGCCTTTGCCCATCACCTGCGGCAGGGAGATTTCGTATTCAATGAAGCATTGAGGTAA